A single region of the Hippopotamus amphibius kiboko isolate mHipAmp2 chromosome 6, mHipAmp2.hap2, whole genome shotgun sequence genome encodes:
- the KIAA0408 gene encoding uncharacterized protein KIAA0408 homolog isoform X2, with product MKFLHMLFCHIQTSTSKATSCPPVARLTSGRTSIGFLPRAKRQVRLLQIKQLQASKKQLREGRDEQKHPFTNTHTVAMDLHKQWENTETNWHKEKMELLDQFDNERKEWESQWKIMQKKIEELCHEVKLQRKINLGERAKIIDLDCKKAIQNKMMESSPNYPNSGQCEFTGMNHKDSLGKKEKTEESLLSERNQMCKEQKATKKSKVGFMDSMATDNRKECEAQPDLRTSEEENESCSGALNTALEELAKVSEELCSFQEEIRKQSNHRRMKSDSFLQETPNVINMPHVDQCISSTNLEKEKQKNRKNLSCTDVFQNNSKKKGGINITDLRSSETPPVPPPRSTSRNFPSSYSAQGHESLKESLDHNSWVTQVGQGEKNCNPHFLWRHDETPTLCLNEGKTLKGGITFSSLAPETKIDNKPSCKENVGLSMWSCDIGIGAKNSPSTLCFQKTCSIPNKPKYEKVIPDHPAKSHPDLHISKDYSSSVTQSSSPLRSFSCGFERTTRNEKLAAKTDEFNRIVFRTDRNCHAGQQSQSYSEPSEDLQPCNTLISCTGNISESDSVSDILKTNAPTPVPRENVPDNSTTKPTTGLFRQMQEHVSPSSYRNMLHERDWRPSDLSGRPRSADPRSNYGVVEKLLKTYGTSVGSAVQNSKCFQANWTKCNSDVNGGATLSQHLEKLQIEQELQQKTAMCGAQQVKQGVDRKKVTEESVAVKSSHGKGFSRPARPANRRLPSRWASRSPSAPPALPRTAHSFPISLRSEASMV from the exons GCAAGTGAGACTGCTTCAAATAAAACAACTCCAAGCTTCCAAGAAACAGTTAAGAGAAGGCAGAGACGAGCAGAAACACCCCTTCACTAACACTCACACGGTTGCCATGGACCTACATAAGCAGTGGGAGAACACAGAGACTAACTGGCACAAGGAAAAGATGGAATTACTGGACCAGTTTGACAATGAAAGAAAGGAATGGGAAAGTCAGTGGAAGATCATGCAGAAGAAGATAGAAGAG CTCTGCCATGAAGTAAAGCTTCAGAGGAAAATCAACCTGGGTGAACGTGCCAAGATCATTGATCttgattgtaagaaggccattcaaaataaaatgatggaaTCGTCTCCAAATTACCCCAATTCAGGACAATGTGAATTTACAGGGATGAATCACAAGGATAgtctgggaaaaaaagagaaaacagaggagagcttactcagtgaaagaaatcaaatgtgTAAGGAacaaaaagcaaccaaaaaatcAAAAGTAGGGTTTATGGATTCTATGGCCACAGACAACCGAAAGGAATGTGAGGCCCAGCCTGACCTGAGGACTTCTGAGGAAGAGAACGAGAGCTGCTCTGGCGCCCTCAACACA GCTCTTGAAGAACTTGCCAAAGTTAGTGAAGAATTATGCAGCTTTCAAGAGGAAATTCGAAAGCAGTCTAACCACAGAAG GATGAAGTCAGATTCTTTTCTCCAGGAAACACCAAATGTAATTAATATGCCTCATGTGGACCAGTGCATTTCTTCAACcaatttagaaaaagagaaacagaaaaatagaaagaatctGAGCTGTACTGATGTTTTCCAAAACAATTCTAAGAAAAAAGGTGGAATTAATATAACTGATCTGCGAAGCAGTGAAACCCCACCAGTTCCTCCTCCGAGAAGCACATCTCGAAATTTTCCCAGCTCATATTCTGCACAAGGGCATGAAAGTTTGAAGGAAAGTTTAGACCACAACAGCTGGGTGACCCAAGTAGGTCAAGGTGAAAAGAACTGCAACCCTCATTTCCTCTGGAGGCACGATGAGACGCCTACGCTGTGTCTAAATGAAGGGAAGACTTTGAAAGGTGGTATCACGTTTTCTTCTTTGGCACCAGAAACCAAAATAGATAACAAGCCTTCATGTAAGGAAAATGTTGGACTTAGCATGTGGTCGTGCGACATTGGGATTGGTGCAAAAAATAGCCCCTCTACACTGTGCTTTCAGAAAACCTGCTCTATTCCCAATAAACCAAAATATGAAAAGGTGATTCCAGATCACCCTGCTAAATCTCATCCTGATCTTCATATAAGCAAAGACTATAGCTCCTCGGTGACACAGAGCAGCAGCCCACTGAGAAGTTTTAGTTGTGGCTTTGAAAGGACTACTAGGAATGAAAAGCTGGCAGCAAAGACTGATGAATTTAACAGAATCGTATTTAGAACAGATAGAAATTGTCATGCAGGACAACAAAGTCAGAGCTACTCAGAACCATCTGAAGATCTTCAGCCCTGTAATACTTTAATTTCTTGCACAGGTAACATCTCAGAAAGTGACAGTGTTTCTGACATTCTGAAAACCAATGCCCCCACACCTGTGCCCAGGGAAAATGTGCCTGATAATTCCACCACAAAACCCACAACAGGCCTATTCAGACAAATGCAGGAACACGTGAGCCCTAGCAGTTACCGGAATATGCTGCACGAACGTGACTGGAGACCAAGTGATTTGTCTGGGCGACCAAGGTCAGCTGATCCCAGGTCAAATTATGGTGTGGTGGAAAAGCTGCTGAAAACCTATGGGACATCAGTGGGTTCCGCAGTGCAAAATTCTAAGTGCTTCCAGGCTAATTGGACCAAATGTAATTCTGATGTCAATGGCGGAGCCACATTAAGTCAGCATTTAGAAAAGCTCCAAATAGAACAAGAGCTTCAGCAAAAGACAGCTATGTGTGGAGCACAGCAAGTGAAGCAAGGAGTAGATCGGAAAAAGGTAACTGAG GAATCCGTGGCAGTGAAATCCTCACATGGAAAAGGATTTTCCCGACCTGCTAGACCAGCAAATCGCCGTCTCCCGTCCAGATGGGCATCCAGATCTCCATCGGCACCCCCTGCCTTGCCGAGAACTGCCCACAGCTTTCCCATTTCTCTGCGATCAGAAGCATCGATGGTCTGA
- the KIAA0408 gene encoding uncharacterized protein KIAA0408 homolog isoform X1, whose amino-acid sequence MVGRILHSHFVQRSKIHRAETFLFKTTSCPPVARLTSGRTSIGFLPRAKRQVRLLQIKQLQASKKQLREGRDEQKHPFTNTHTVAMDLHKQWENTETNWHKEKMELLDQFDNERKEWESQWKIMQKKIEELCHEVKLQRKINLGERAKIIDLDCKKAIQNKMMESSPNYPNSGQCEFTGMNHKDSLGKKEKTEESLLSERNQMCKEQKATKKSKVGFMDSMATDNRKECEAQPDLRTSEEENESCSGALNTALEELAKVSEELCSFQEEIRKQSNHRRMKSDSFLQETPNVINMPHVDQCISSTNLEKEKQKNRKNLSCTDVFQNNSKKKGGINITDLRSSETPPVPPPRSTSRNFPSSYSAQGHESLKESLDHNSWVTQVGQGEKNCNPHFLWRHDETPTLCLNEGKTLKGGITFSSLAPETKIDNKPSCKENVGLSMWSCDIGIGAKNSPSTLCFQKTCSIPNKPKYEKVIPDHPAKSHPDLHISKDYSSSVTQSSSPLRSFSCGFERTTRNEKLAAKTDEFNRIVFRTDRNCHAGQQSQSYSEPSEDLQPCNTLISCTGNISESDSVSDILKTNAPTPVPRENVPDNSTTKPTTGLFRQMQEHVSPSSYRNMLHERDWRPSDLSGRPRSADPRSNYGVVEKLLKTYGTSVGSAVQNSKCFQANWTKCNSDVNGGATLSQHLEKLQIEQELQQKTAMCGAQQVKQGVDRKKVTEESVAVKSSHGKGFSRPARPANRRLPSRWASRSPSAPPALPRTAHSFPISLRSEASMV is encoded by the exons GCAAGTGAGACTGCTTCAAATAAAACAACTCCAAGCTTCCAAGAAACAGTTAAGAGAAGGCAGAGACGAGCAGAAACACCCCTTCACTAACACTCACACGGTTGCCATGGACCTACATAAGCAGTGGGAGAACACAGAGACTAACTGGCACAAGGAAAAGATGGAATTACTGGACCAGTTTGACAATGAAAGAAAGGAATGGGAAAGTCAGTGGAAGATCATGCAGAAGAAGATAGAAGAG CTCTGCCATGAAGTAAAGCTTCAGAGGAAAATCAACCTGGGTGAACGTGCCAAGATCATTGATCttgattgtaagaaggccattcaaaataaaatgatggaaTCGTCTCCAAATTACCCCAATTCAGGACAATGTGAATTTACAGGGATGAATCACAAGGATAgtctgggaaaaaaagagaaaacagaggagagcttactcagtgaaagaaatcaaatgtgTAAGGAacaaaaagcaaccaaaaaatcAAAAGTAGGGTTTATGGATTCTATGGCCACAGACAACCGAAAGGAATGTGAGGCCCAGCCTGACCTGAGGACTTCTGAGGAAGAGAACGAGAGCTGCTCTGGCGCCCTCAACACA GCTCTTGAAGAACTTGCCAAAGTTAGTGAAGAATTATGCAGCTTTCAAGAGGAAATTCGAAAGCAGTCTAACCACAGAAG GATGAAGTCAGATTCTTTTCTCCAGGAAACACCAAATGTAATTAATATGCCTCATGTGGACCAGTGCATTTCTTCAACcaatttagaaaaagagaaacagaaaaatagaaagaatctGAGCTGTACTGATGTTTTCCAAAACAATTCTAAGAAAAAAGGTGGAATTAATATAACTGATCTGCGAAGCAGTGAAACCCCACCAGTTCCTCCTCCGAGAAGCACATCTCGAAATTTTCCCAGCTCATATTCTGCACAAGGGCATGAAAGTTTGAAGGAAAGTTTAGACCACAACAGCTGGGTGACCCAAGTAGGTCAAGGTGAAAAGAACTGCAACCCTCATTTCCTCTGGAGGCACGATGAGACGCCTACGCTGTGTCTAAATGAAGGGAAGACTTTGAAAGGTGGTATCACGTTTTCTTCTTTGGCACCAGAAACCAAAATAGATAACAAGCCTTCATGTAAGGAAAATGTTGGACTTAGCATGTGGTCGTGCGACATTGGGATTGGTGCAAAAAATAGCCCCTCTACACTGTGCTTTCAGAAAACCTGCTCTATTCCCAATAAACCAAAATATGAAAAGGTGATTCCAGATCACCCTGCTAAATCTCATCCTGATCTTCATATAAGCAAAGACTATAGCTCCTCGGTGACACAGAGCAGCAGCCCACTGAGAAGTTTTAGTTGTGGCTTTGAAAGGACTACTAGGAATGAAAAGCTGGCAGCAAAGACTGATGAATTTAACAGAATCGTATTTAGAACAGATAGAAATTGTCATGCAGGACAACAAAGTCAGAGCTACTCAGAACCATCTGAAGATCTTCAGCCCTGTAATACTTTAATTTCTTGCACAGGTAACATCTCAGAAAGTGACAGTGTTTCTGACATTCTGAAAACCAATGCCCCCACACCTGTGCCCAGGGAAAATGTGCCTGATAATTCCACCACAAAACCCACAACAGGCCTATTCAGACAAATGCAGGAACACGTGAGCCCTAGCAGTTACCGGAATATGCTGCACGAACGTGACTGGAGACCAAGTGATTTGTCTGGGCGACCAAGGTCAGCTGATCCCAGGTCAAATTATGGTGTGGTGGAAAAGCTGCTGAAAACCTATGGGACATCAGTGGGTTCCGCAGTGCAAAATTCTAAGTGCTTCCAGGCTAATTGGACCAAATGTAATTCTGATGTCAATGGCGGAGCCACATTAAGTCAGCATTTAGAAAAGCTCCAAATAGAACAAGAGCTTCAGCAAAAGACAGCTATGTGTGGAGCACAGCAAGTGAAGCAAGGAGTAGATCGGAAAAAGGTAACTGAG GAATCCGTGGCAGTGAAATCCTCACATGGAAAAGGATTTTCCCGACCTGCTAGACCAGCAAATCGCCGTCTCCCGTCCAGATGGGCATCCAGATCTCCATCGGCACCCCCTGCCTTGCCGAGAACTGCCCACAGCTTTCCCATTTCTCTGCGATCAGAAGCATCGATGGTCTGA
- the KIAA0408 gene encoding uncharacterized protein KIAA0408 homolog isoform X3 encodes MIFLRQVRLLQIKQLQASKKQLREGRDEQKHPFTNTHTVAMDLHKQWENTETNWHKEKMELLDQFDNERKEWESQWKIMQKKIEELCHEVKLQRKINLGERAKIIDLDCKKAIQNKMMESSPNYPNSGQCEFTGMNHKDSLGKKEKTEESLLSERNQMCKEQKATKKSKVGFMDSMATDNRKECEAQPDLRTSEEENESCSGALNTALEELAKVSEELCSFQEEIRKQSNHRRMKSDSFLQETPNVINMPHVDQCISSTNLEKEKQKNRKNLSCTDVFQNNSKKKGGINITDLRSSETPPVPPPRSTSRNFPSSYSAQGHESLKESLDHNSWVTQVGQGEKNCNPHFLWRHDETPTLCLNEGKTLKGGITFSSLAPETKIDNKPSCKENVGLSMWSCDIGIGAKNSPSTLCFQKTCSIPNKPKYEKVIPDHPAKSHPDLHISKDYSSSVTQSSSPLRSFSCGFERTTRNEKLAAKTDEFNRIVFRTDRNCHAGQQSQSYSEPSEDLQPCNTLISCTGNISESDSVSDILKTNAPTPVPRENVPDNSTTKPTTGLFRQMQEHVSPSSYRNMLHERDWRPSDLSGRPRSADPRSNYGVVEKLLKTYGTSVGSAVQNSKCFQANWTKCNSDVNGGATLSQHLEKLQIEQELQQKTAMCGAQQVKQGVDRKKVTEESVAVKSSHGKGFSRPARPANRRLPSRWASRSPSAPPALPRTAHSFPISLRSEASMV; translated from the exons ATGATCTTCCTCAG GCAAGTGAGACTGCTTCAAATAAAACAACTCCAAGCTTCCAAGAAACAGTTAAGAGAAGGCAGAGACGAGCAGAAACACCCCTTCACTAACACTCACACGGTTGCCATGGACCTACATAAGCAGTGGGAGAACACAGAGACTAACTGGCACAAGGAAAAGATGGAATTACTGGACCAGTTTGACAATGAAAGAAAGGAATGGGAAAGTCAGTGGAAGATCATGCAGAAGAAGATAGAAGAG CTCTGCCATGAAGTAAAGCTTCAGAGGAAAATCAACCTGGGTGAACGTGCCAAGATCATTGATCttgattgtaagaaggccattcaaaataaaatgatggaaTCGTCTCCAAATTACCCCAATTCAGGACAATGTGAATTTACAGGGATGAATCACAAGGATAgtctgggaaaaaaagagaaaacagaggagagcttactcagtgaaagaaatcaaatgtgTAAGGAacaaaaagcaaccaaaaaatcAAAAGTAGGGTTTATGGATTCTATGGCCACAGACAACCGAAAGGAATGTGAGGCCCAGCCTGACCTGAGGACTTCTGAGGAAGAGAACGAGAGCTGCTCTGGCGCCCTCAACACA GCTCTTGAAGAACTTGCCAAAGTTAGTGAAGAATTATGCAGCTTTCAAGAGGAAATTCGAAAGCAGTCTAACCACAGAAG GATGAAGTCAGATTCTTTTCTCCAGGAAACACCAAATGTAATTAATATGCCTCATGTGGACCAGTGCATTTCTTCAACcaatttagaaaaagagaaacagaaaaatagaaagaatctGAGCTGTACTGATGTTTTCCAAAACAATTCTAAGAAAAAAGGTGGAATTAATATAACTGATCTGCGAAGCAGTGAAACCCCACCAGTTCCTCCTCCGAGAAGCACATCTCGAAATTTTCCCAGCTCATATTCTGCACAAGGGCATGAAAGTTTGAAGGAAAGTTTAGACCACAACAGCTGGGTGACCCAAGTAGGTCAAGGTGAAAAGAACTGCAACCCTCATTTCCTCTGGAGGCACGATGAGACGCCTACGCTGTGTCTAAATGAAGGGAAGACTTTGAAAGGTGGTATCACGTTTTCTTCTTTGGCACCAGAAACCAAAATAGATAACAAGCCTTCATGTAAGGAAAATGTTGGACTTAGCATGTGGTCGTGCGACATTGGGATTGGTGCAAAAAATAGCCCCTCTACACTGTGCTTTCAGAAAACCTGCTCTATTCCCAATAAACCAAAATATGAAAAGGTGATTCCAGATCACCCTGCTAAATCTCATCCTGATCTTCATATAAGCAAAGACTATAGCTCCTCGGTGACACAGAGCAGCAGCCCACTGAGAAGTTTTAGTTGTGGCTTTGAAAGGACTACTAGGAATGAAAAGCTGGCAGCAAAGACTGATGAATTTAACAGAATCGTATTTAGAACAGATAGAAATTGTCATGCAGGACAACAAAGTCAGAGCTACTCAGAACCATCTGAAGATCTTCAGCCCTGTAATACTTTAATTTCTTGCACAGGTAACATCTCAGAAAGTGACAGTGTTTCTGACATTCTGAAAACCAATGCCCCCACACCTGTGCCCAGGGAAAATGTGCCTGATAATTCCACCACAAAACCCACAACAGGCCTATTCAGACAAATGCAGGAACACGTGAGCCCTAGCAGTTACCGGAATATGCTGCACGAACGTGACTGGAGACCAAGTGATTTGTCTGGGCGACCAAGGTCAGCTGATCCCAGGTCAAATTATGGTGTGGTGGAAAAGCTGCTGAAAACCTATGGGACATCAGTGGGTTCCGCAGTGCAAAATTCTAAGTGCTTCCAGGCTAATTGGACCAAATGTAATTCTGATGTCAATGGCGGAGCCACATTAAGTCAGCATTTAGAAAAGCTCCAAATAGAACAAGAGCTTCAGCAAAAGACAGCTATGTGTGGAGCACAGCAAGTGAAGCAAGGAGTAGATCGGAAAAAGGTAACTGAG GAATCCGTGGCAGTGAAATCCTCACATGGAAAAGGATTTTCCCGACCTGCTAGACCAGCAAATCGCCGTCTCCCGTCCAGATGGGCATCCAGATCTCCATCGGCACCCCCTGCCTTGCCGAGAACTGCCCACAGCTTTCCCATTTCTCTGCGATCAGAAGCATCGATGGTCTGA